The Metabacillus schmidteae nucleotide sequence AAATTACATGAATCGAATGTGTCTGTAAAGATTCCTTATGCTGTCAAAGAACTTATTGGAAATGGTGAAAAAATAACACAAATTGTACTTGTAAGTAAGGATGGTAACGAAGAAATAATTGAAGTCGACCATGTGATTGTCAATTATGGAAATATCACATCAATAGGGCCAATTAAAAGCTGGGGCTTAGATATGGAGAAAAATTCAATTATTGTAAATTCAAAAATGGAAACAAATATCGAAGGCATTTATGCTGCAGGGGATCTTGCGACATATGAAGGAAAGGTTAAATTGATTGCAGTAGGGCTGGGAGAAGCACCAATTGCCATTAATAATGCAAAAAAATATATTGATCCTTCATCAAGAGTTCAGCCTCTTCACAGCACAAGTGTGTTTAAATAGGAGGTAGGTAGCGTGAAACTTGTCGGTGTATCAGGTTCACTAATTGGTTCAAAAACACCAAAGGCAGTTTATGAAGTTCTTATGGCAGCAAAATCTGCTGATCCCACAATCGAAATTGAGTTAGTCGATCTAAAGGAATACGAAGTTGAATTCGTAAATGGAACACCCCTTAGTTACTATAATGACGATACAATCAAGGTTGTAAACACCATTCAAAACGCAGACTTTCTTATTTTTGGTACACCAATTTACCAAGCTTCCATTACCGGAGCATTGAAAAACTTATTTGATCACCTGCCAATTGATGCTTTTAAATCGAAAGTTACAGGAATGATTACGACAGGTGGTACCGATAAACATTTCTTGGTCACGGAATATCATTTAAAGCCAATTTTAAGTTACTTAAAAGGTGTCGTTCCTGTAGGGAATGTATTTGTGCAAAATGATGATTTTAACGAAGAGAATGAAATCAAAAATGCCGAAGTAATCGGTCGTATTAATAAATTGGCTGAGGAAATGATTCTTTTACAAAAAGCACTAAATGGGAAATAATAACCTTAGTACTTCAATCTCTTGAAATAAGAATTGAAGTTTTTCTTTTGCTTTCAATCTATTAATGGAAGGTGTAGGATAGATAGAGGAAATTGTAAGATGAGAGGTGTAAGAAATTATATGCTACATAATCCAACAGGAAAAGA carries:
- a CDS encoding NADPH-dependent FMN reductase, with translation MKLVGVSGSLIGSKTPKAVYEVLMAAKSADPTIEIELVDLKEYEVEFVNGTPLSYYNDDTIKVVNTIQNADFLIFGTPIYQASITGALKNLFDHLPIDAFKSKVTGMITTGGTDKHFLVTEYHLKPILSYLKGVVPVGNVFVQNDDFNEENEIKNAEVIGRINKLAEEMILLQKALNGK